From Desulfobaccales bacterium, the proteins below share one genomic window:
- a CDS encoding PilZ domain-containing protein, which translates to MAATNHMQARRYQADLTVTKFNRHAGNGIYLLDIDHAGAHLETPFSLSPEYPVEFTFFLPGATREIQVSGRVMWKRQLTVPPGRYHLRVQFYAPRWDLDNLLHNNQPHS; encoded by the coding sequence ATGGCTGCAACAAACCACATGCAGGCACGGCGCTACCAGGCGGATTTGACGGTAACCAAGTTTAACCGTCATGCCGGGAATGGAATCTATCTCTTGGATATCGACCATGCGGGGGCACATTTGGAGACCCCGTTCTCTCTAAGCCCTGAATATCCCGTGGAATTTACCTTCTTCCTGCCTGGAGCCACCAGGGAGATCCAGGTTTCGGGACGGGTTATGTGGAAACGACAACTTACCGTTCCACCAGGGAGATACCATTTAAGGGTGCAATTTTATGCACCTCGTTGGGACCTGGATAACCTGCTGCACAATAACCAACCGCACTCTTAG